The following proteins are encoded in a genomic region of Roseofilum capinflatum BLCC-M114:
- a CDS encoding GIY-YIG nuclease family protein — protein MPTNDSDVQAQAQTILDAIAFIPFEQCQPLSRELSHLPARPGIYAIRHKTDGLLYVGKTKSLRGRFSGGHKAFLWAWLDKYNDEDVRIAAQIISHWGNPALLLELEAIILRATEPPYNAQIPSER, from the coding sequence ATGCCCACTAATGACTCTGATGTGCAAGCTCAAGCCCAAACTATTTTGGATGCGATCGCCTTTATTCCCTTTGAGCAATGCCAACCCTTAAGCCGCGAGTTGAGTCATCTTCCTGCACGTCCGGGTATTTATGCTATCCGACACAAAACAGATGGTTTACTTTACGTCGGTAAAACAAAGAGTTTGCGAGGGCGCTTTAGTGGCGGACACAAGGCTTTTTTGTGGGCATGGCTTGACAAGTATAACGATGAGGACGTGCGGATAGCTGCACAGATCATTTCTCATTGGGGGAACCCTGCATTATTATTGGAGCTAGAAGCGATCATTCTCAGAGCCACTGAACCGCCTTATAATGCCCAGATCCCAAGTGAACGGTGA
- a CDS encoding glycosyltransferase family 2 protein has product MFFSVVIPTYNRLPILQKCLSALENQQLSDPDIQGYEVVVVDDGSTDGTLAWLAAEREQLPHVRWLVQEHQGPAAARNLGVKEAQGDTIIFIDSDLVVTESFLSCHAQALREGQEKLGSDRLFTYGAVINTCNFDEPTAEPYKLTDFSAAYFATGNVAIARHWLEKAGLFDTQFQLYGWEDLELGVRLKNLGLKLIKCPQAVGYHWHPAFSLEQIPRMIDQEIQRGRMGVLFYQKHPTWDVRMMIQMTWIHRILWGVLSLGGRLNERTMAPLLQWLIDRGKPQLALEVARIFLNWYNVQGVYAAYAEAVAVTH; this is encoded by the coding sequence ATGTTCTTCAGTGTTGTGATTCCCACCTACAACCGGTTACCGATTCTGCAAAAGTGCCTGAGCGCTCTGGAGAATCAGCAGTTGAGCGATCCAGATATCCAGGGTTATGAGGTGGTGGTGGTTGATGATGGCTCTACAGACGGTACTTTAGCCTGGTTAGCAGCAGAACGGGAACAACTGCCCCATGTGCGTTGGTTGGTGCAGGAGCATCAAGGGCCGGCTGCTGCCCGGAATTTGGGGGTAAAGGAGGCTCAGGGCGATACGATTATCTTTATCGATAGCGATCTGGTGGTGACGGAGAGCTTTTTAAGCTGCCATGCACAGGCCTTGCGGGAGGGACAGGAGAAGTTAGGGAGCGATCGCCTGTTTACCTATGGTGCAGTCATTAATACCTGCAATTTTGACGAGCCGACGGCTGAACCCTACAAGCTCACGGACTTCTCAGCGGCCTACTTTGCGACGGGGAATGTGGCGATCGCTCGCCATTGGCTGGAAAAAGCGGGATTATTTGATACCCAATTTCAACTCTATGGTTGGGAAGACTTAGAATTAGGAGTCCGGCTAAAAAATCTCGGACTCAAACTGATTAAATGTCCCCAAGCCGTGGGTTACCATTGGCATCCCGCTTTTAGTCTAGAGCAAATTCCCCGCATGATTGACCAAGAAATCCAGCGCGGACGCATGGGCGTTTTATTCTATCAAAAACATCCCACTTGGGACGTGCGAATGATGATTCAAATGACCTGGATACACCGAATTTTATGGGGCGTTTTGTCATTAGGCGGAAGATTGAATGAACGGACAATGGCTCCGCTTTTGCAATGGTTAATCGATCGCGGCAAACCCCAATTAGCTCTAGAAGTCGCCCGCATTTTTCTCAATTGGTACAATGTCCAAGGGGTTTATGCAGCCTATGCAGAAGCGGTTGCTGTAACCCATTAA